Proteins co-encoded in one Quercus robur chromosome 8, dhQueRobu3.1, whole genome shotgun sequence genomic window:
- the LOC126694857 gene encoding diacylglycerol kinase 1-like isoform X1 yields the protein MEFLNRISIRSGNRLREFSLISQSLASDIGGSFCDFLSRSWEFVMGDTISDNSLKDFYIPNYILVPGSKVEDVSHVPACPVIVFINSKSGGQLGGELLVSYRAVLNKNQVFDLGEKAPDKVLHQLYVTLGTLKYSGDTLATEIEKRLRIIVAGGDGTASWLLGVVCDLKLPQPPPIATVPLGTGNNLPFSFGWGKKNPGTDCQSVEFFLNQVKIAKEMKIDSWHIIMRMRAPKEGSCDPIAPLELPHSLHAFHRVSQTDTLNKEGYHTFRGGFWNYFSIGMDAQVSYAFHSERKLHPEKFKNQLVNQSTYLKLGCTQGWFCASLFHPSSRNIAHLTKVRIMKRQGQWEDLKIPRSIRSIVCLNLPSFSGGLNPWGTPHRKKSHDRDLTPPYVDDGVIEIVGFRDAWHGLVLLSPNGHGTRLAQANRIRFEFQKGAADHTFMRIDGEPWKQPLPVDDDTVVVEISHLGQVSMLATPNCRSKSVYDPSSPVGHLDEEEDSAEESVEDWEERRKFGAADTFKFPDEFDIAHLS from the exons ATGGAATTCCTGAACAGGATTTCGATCCGTTCGGGGAATCGATTGCGTGAATTTTCGTTGATTTCTCAAAGTTTAGCCAGCGATATTGGGGGTTCATTTTGTGATTTTCTTTCTAGGAG TTGGGAATTCGTAATGGGTGATACTATATCTGATAATAGTTTGAAGGACTTCTACATTCCAAATTACATACTTGTACCCGGGTCAAAGGTAGAAGATGTTTCCCATGTACCTGCCTGTCCAGTGATAGTTTTCATTAATTCTAAAAGTGGAGGCCAGTTGGGAGGGGAACTTCTTGTTTCGTATCGAGCTGTACTAAATAAAAACCAG GTTTTTGATTTGGGAGAAAAGGCCCCTGATAAGGTGCTACACCAGCTCTATGTTACTTTAGGAACCCTTAAGTACAGTGGAGATACTTTGGcaactgaaattgaaaagagaCTGAGAATAATT GTTGCTGGTGGAGATGGTACTGCCAGCTGGCTCCTTGGAGTAGTATGTGATCTCAAACTACCACAGCCACCTCCAATCGCAACAGTGCCATTGGGAACTGGAAACAACCtaccattttcttttggatgg GGAAAGAAAAATCCAGGTACTGACTGTCAATCTGTGGAGTTTTTCTTGAATCAAGTTAAGATTGCAAAGGAAATGAAAATTGACAG CTGGCATATTATCATGAGGATGAGGGCTCCAAAAGAAGGATCTTGTGACCCTATTGCACCTCTTGAACTACCCCATTCTTTGCATGCATTTCATCGTGTCTCCCAAACAGATACATTGAATAAG GAGGGCTACCATACATTTCGTGGGGGATTTTGGAACTACTTCAGCATAG GAATGGATGCTCAAGTATCGTATGCATTTCACTCTGAGAGAAAGTTGCACccagaaaaatttaaaaatcagtTAGTCAATCAG AGTACTTATTTGAAGCTTGGATGCACTCAAGGATGGTTTTGTGCTTCTCTATTTCATCCTTCTTCACG GAACATTGCACATCTGACAAAGGTTAGGATCATGAAAAGACAAGGTCAATGGGAGGATCTTAAAATACCTCGCAG CATTAGGTCTATTGTTTGCCTTAACTTGCCCAGTTTTTCTGGTGGACTTAATCCTTGGGGAACTCCACATAGGAAGAAATCGCATGAT AGGGACCTAACTCCCCCGTATGTGGATGATGGTGTAATTGAGATTGTCGGTTTTAGAGATGCTTGGCATGGGCTTGTTTTGCTCTCTCCAAATGGACATGGGACTCGTCTTGCACAG GCAAATAGAATCCGTTTCGAGTTCCAAAAGGGCGCAGCTGACCATACATTCATGAGAATTGATGGGGAGCCATGGAAACAACCCCTCCCAGTTGATGATGATACGGTTGTGGTAGAAATTTCACACCTTGGTCAAGTGAGCATGCTTGCCACCCCAAATTGCCGATCTAAAAGTGTGTATGACCCCTCTTCACCTGTTGGTCACCTTGATGAAGAAGAGGATAGTGCTGAAGAATCCGTGGAAGATTGGGAAGAACGAAGGAAGTTTGGTGCAGCCGACACTTTTAAATTTCCTGATGAGTTTGACATAGCTCATCTCAGTTAA
- the LOC126694857 gene encoding diacylglycerol kinase 1-like isoform X2, producing the protein MGDTISDNSLKDFYIPNYILVPGSKVEDVSHVPACPVIVFINSKSGGQLGGELLVSYRAVLNKNQVFDLGEKAPDKVLHQLYVTLGTLKYSGDTLATEIEKRLRIIVAGGDGTASWLLGVVCDLKLPQPPPIATVPLGTGNNLPFSFGWGKKNPGTDCQSVEFFLNQVKIAKEMKIDSWHIIMRMRAPKEGSCDPIAPLELPHSLHAFHRVSQTDTLNKEGYHTFRGGFWNYFSIGMDAQVSYAFHSERKLHPEKFKNQLVNQSTYLKLGCTQGWFCASLFHPSSRNIAHLTKVRIMKRQGQWEDLKIPRSIRSIVCLNLPSFSGGLNPWGTPHRKKSHDRDLTPPYVDDGVIEIVGFRDAWHGLVLLSPNGHGTRLAQANRIRFEFQKGAADHTFMRIDGEPWKQPLPVDDDTVVVEISHLGQVSMLATPNCRSKSVYDPSSPVGHLDEEEDSAEESVEDWEERRKFGAADTFKFPDEFDIAHLS; encoded by the exons ATGGGTGATACTATATCTGATAATAGTTTGAAGGACTTCTACATTCCAAATTACATACTTGTACCCGGGTCAAAGGTAGAAGATGTTTCCCATGTACCTGCCTGTCCAGTGATAGTTTTCATTAATTCTAAAAGTGGAGGCCAGTTGGGAGGGGAACTTCTTGTTTCGTATCGAGCTGTACTAAATAAAAACCAG GTTTTTGATTTGGGAGAAAAGGCCCCTGATAAGGTGCTACACCAGCTCTATGTTACTTTAGGAACCCTTAAGTACAGTGGAGATACTTTGGcaactgaaattgaaaagagaCTGAGAATAATT GTTGCTGGTGGAGATGGTACTGCCAGCTGGCTCCTTGGAGTAGTATGTGATCTCAAACTACCACAGCCACCTCCAATCGCAACAGTGCCATTGGGAACTGGAAACAACCtaccattttcttttggatgg GGAAAGAAAAATCCAGGTACTGACTGTCAATCTGTGGAGTTTTTCTTGAATCAAGTTAAGATTGCAAAGGAAATGAAAATTGACAG CTGGCATATTATCATGAGGATGAGGGCTCCAAAAGAAGGATCTTGTGACCCTATTGCACCTCTTGAACTACCCCATTCTTTGCATGCATTTCATCGTGTCTCCCAAACAGATACATTGAATAAG GAGGGCTACCATACATTTCGTGGGGGATTTTGGAACTACTTCAGCATAG GAATGGATGCTCAAGTATCGTATGCATTTCACTCTGAGAGAAAGTTGCACccagaaaaatttaaaaatcagtTAGTCAATCAG AGTACTTATTTGAAGCTTGGATGCACTCAAGGATGGTTTTGTGCTTCTCTATTTCATCCTTCTTCACG GAACATTGCACATCTGACAAAGGTTAGGATCATGAAAAGACAAGGTCAATGGGAGGATCTTAAAATACCTCGCAG CATTAGGTCTATTGTTTGCCTTAACTTGCCCAGTTTTTCTGGTGGACTTAATCCTTGGGGAACTCCACATAGGAAGAAATCGCATGAT AGGGACCTAACTCCCCCGTATGTGGATGATGGTGTAATTGAGATTGTCGGTTTTAGAGATGCTTGGCATGGGCTTGTTTTGCTCTCTCCAAATGGACATGGGACTCGTCTTGCACAG GCAAATAGAATCCGTTTCGAGTTCCAAAAGGGCGCAGCTGACCATACATTCATGAGAATTGATGGGGAGCCATGGAAACAACCCCTCCCAGTTGATGATGATACGGTTGTGGTAGAAATTTCACACCTTGGTCAAGTGAGCATGCTTGCCACCCCAAATTGCCGATCTAAAAGTGTGTATGACCCCTCTTCACCTGTTGGTCACCTTGATGAAGAAGAGGATAGTGCTGAAGAATCCGTGGAAGATTGGGAAGAACGAAGGAAGTTTGGTGCAGCCGACACTTTTAAATTTCCTGATGAGTTTGACATAGCTCATCTCAGTTAA